Genomic DNA from Cloeon dipterum chromosome 3, ieCloDipt1.1, whole genome shotgun sequence:
agttcaaaattagTAACACATAAGACTTAATTATTGATAAGTTAActtagcaaattttaaattatttgatgcgATAGTGGATTAGCTCACCCTCTTCAAATCTTCGTCGATTGCAACATCtgccttttccattttttctaaatatttgaaatgcaacTCCAGCAGACGATCGATTTTTTCATGgtcattttcagcaaatttagTCAAGAGTCTTGTCCTTTGGTTTCCTCGACAGTTTCTTAACATGTTGGCAATAACCGAAGAAGTGTGCTCTgtggaaaaattgttaatttcatatcaaataataaattcacgcAGCCACCTTCATGCTCTTCTGTTGACATTGTCCTCTTTTTGCTCTTGGGCGGTGTTTTCATGAACAGAGGAAATATTGTCCGCAAGCCCAGAATGTCAACAAACTTGTTGCAGTTGTCCTTTCCATCTGGACCTGACATCGCATGATCCAAAACTTTCAACGAACCATTTCTTGACAGTTTCTTTTCCCTgagaaaatgttaatttagtTCAAACTATTACTTCTTTGGATAAGACATCTTACCTCAACATCAGATTCATGAGTTGCAGTCCCTCGCCCTTAAGAAACTTATCTCTATTTGATGGCAAAACGAGGCTGCTGCAGAGACAGTTGAATAGATTCTCCATCATTTCCAGTTCCTCAGCAGAGGTTGGGTCATGCCTTTTATAGTACTAAAAGAAACAACAAGTGATGACCTGAAACAccatttaacaaataatactTACGGCAAGTTGCTGGAGCAAAATATCAATGCCTTCCAAATCGCCTAAGAGTTGCCTGTTGGCATTCGTGTTCTGCAGCAAGACAGACAAAATTTCACTGGCGTAAAGCTTGTTAGCATGGAATGGCATTTTAGCTTTCAATCTTTTCAAAATCCAGGTCATCAGTCCCTGGCCGGCTGCATCACTGCAAACTTCTGATCGAACTTCTGTGATGTTCTCAAATATGGCTGTTAATAAGGCAGTTatgtaaaatacatttttataagcTATCAAACAAAACTCACATAGCGTGTTGTGCACTCCTTCAGCTTCTTCAGGCACACTTTCATCTAACCTCTCTAGATTTTGCACTAGCAGCGCGCAAGCTTGTCCAGCCATTAGCGCATCCACTAAAGCCTCTGATCCGTCTTGACTCTCGTTCAAAGTGTCTACGTCTGTCAGTTCTTGCAGCAGATTGACGACAGCAATGGCTATGTCTGTGTTTTCGTGGGCCAGGAGTTCCAGCATGGACGGGACAGCACCTAGCTCTACCAACTTTGGGTACAACTCAGGCACCGTCGCTAATGCTCTCAACTCAGTGAGGGTTGTGTGAAGTTCTACCTCAGACTCCATGAACCTGAAtcagaattataaattaaaatttcaactcacTTCCAATCCGTTTCAATACTTTTCCGGAGAATCTGGGAATTTGATTCtcatttcttgatttttcagGGCCCGTTTTTCGAATAAAAGAACCATTCTTTTCATAGCAGTTTCATCCAGAACATCAGACTCCCCCTCAGGAGCATTTTCAAGAGAATCAACGAGTTGTTTAATTCGCTGTCTATTGTCATCCGGCTCCTCTCTGAATTTTGGCTATAAAAAAGCAGAGtaatatgtaattttcatgttataatttttacttaatttttcataaaaaaattgaacatagATTGGCTtacaagagcaaaaaatgatttcattgttcataaaaataatatcttattaaatttttgtcttacTGGTGCAACTTGCTCGTCTCTTTTCCTGATAGAACTTGGCCGCTCATCCAGCCGGCGCATTTTTCTGTACCTTTCATACTCGCCAGGACCATCGTCCGACCTTCCAGGTTCATCGTCCTGAGGTCTCTTGGGTGTGTTTACAGGctgtaattgaaattatatataGGTTTGACAAAATAGTActgcaattttaatgcaaaccTTAAATGTCAGCAACTCCTCAACATCCATGTTTCTCTTCTGAAGTTTTC
This window encodes:
- the LOC135938446 gene encoding beta-catenin-like protein 1, with product MDVEELLTFKPVNTPKRPQDDEPGRSDDGPGEYERYRKMRRLDERPSSIRKRDEQVAPPKFREEPDDNRQRIKQLVDSLENAPEGESDVLDETAMKRMVLLFEKRALKNQEMRIKFPDSPEKFMESEVELHTTLTELRALATVPELYPKLVELGAVPSMLELLAHENTDIAIAVVNLLQELTDVDTLNESQDGSEALVDALMAGQACALLVQNLERLDESVPEEAEGVHNTLSIFENITEVRSEVCSDAAGQGLMTWILKRLKAKMPFHANKLYASEILSVLLQNTNANRQLLGDLEGIDILLQQLAYYKRHDPTSAEELEMMENLFNCLCSSLVLPSNRDKFLKGEGLQLMNLMLREKKLSRNGSLKVLDHAMSGPDGKDNCNKFVDILGLRTIFPLFMKTPPKSKKRTMSTEEHEEHTSSVIANMLRNCRGNQRTRLLTKFAENDHEKIDRLLELHFKYLEKMEKADVAIDEDLKRKRQEDSDEEEDEESVFLKRLDAGLFTLQLIDYIILEICCSGQPSIKQRALQMLNLRGGSTKTIKHIMREYAGNLGDLGDKEWRTQMQQHILNLVDKF